The window ATCATACAACCAATGACTATTCAAGAAGCACAACAAACCGTTGATGATTGGATCAAAGAAAACGGAGTCAGGTATTTTAATGAACTGACCAATATGGCAATCCTTACAGAAGAGGTTGGGGAAGTAGCCCGCATTATTGCCCGAAAATACGGAGAACAATCATTCAAAAATGAAGAAGGTGAAATAGATCTGGCAAATGAATTTGCCGATGTATTGTTTGTGTTGATATGTTTGGCCAATCAAACAGGCGTTGATCTTACCGAAGCCCTGAAAATTAATTTGGATAAAAAAACAAAAAGAGATAAATTTCGCCACGCAAATAATCCGAAATTAAAATAAGGTTTTTGTAATAAAATATTCTTTTTTGATTCTAATACTATTTAGAATTCCAAATCATCATATTATAAATAATTCAAATTTATGCTTATAAAAAGTTTTATTGATCATCAATGGAAACAAGCAACCCGATCCACCATTTTTCAGAAAAATATTGTGGTAAACATTTTTCTAGGATTAATTGTTTTGCTTTTGTTTCTGGAGTTTCTGGTAGCAGGATTATATTTGGGCGATAAGTGGCATACACTTTTTCCGAATGATGATCCGGTATCAAAATTCAACAGCATTTTGCTTTATTATTTTGCATTTGATCTGATCATCCGGTTTTTTATGCAAAATTTGCCTATAATGTCTGTTCAGTCCTACTTGCATTTGCCGGTTAAGAAATCCAGCATTCTGCATTATCTGTTATCAAAATCCTTACTAAGCATTTTTAATTATTTGCCATTATTGGTATTTATTCCTATCGCAATTTTTCAAGTGGCAGCTAATCATGACTCCACCATTGCGTTTGCATGGATTTTGTCAGTATTTTTTCTGATGCTTTCGAATAATTTCCTCTTATTATACATGAAAAGACAATTGGTTGGGAATGCTAAAGTTGTGGGGTTTTTTGGGCTCTTCATTCTTGCTTTATTGATTGGAGATCGATTTGAGATCATTTCTCTTTCAGGTTTTTCTGCAAATATTTTTGATCAAATCATAAATCAGCCGATTGCAGTGGTAGTTCCAATCCTTCTCTTAATTCTTCTTTACCGTCTTAATTATAATTATCTGCGCGGGCGGATGTATCCCGAAGAGCTAAGGGTTGGCAAGGCAAAGGAGGTTGATGCTGTTTCCGACATTAAATATTTAAAAAAATTAGGCCAAATTGGTGATATAGTCGGGGTTGAGATAAAATTGTTTTTAAGACACAAGCGAACAAAATCAATTCTTTATATGACCCCCATATTTCTTTTTTATGGATTGATTTTTTATACCCAACCTGAAATGTACGATCAGGATGGTTTTAAAATCTTTCTGGGATGGTTCATAACCGGAGGATTAATGTACAATTATTTGAATTTTGCTTTTACTTACGAAAGCAATTATTTCGATGCCATTCTGACTCATGACATTGATATGCGCCGTTATTTCAGAATGAAATTTATGGTTGCACTTTTAATCAGTTCGGCCTGTTTTGTGCTAACCATTCCCTATGTTTATTTCGGAGCTAAAATTTTATTGTTCCATTTCGTGATGTATTTGTACAACATTGGTACTCTTAGCTTTGCCTTGCTTTATCTGGCTACGTTCAATTCCAACCGGATGGATCTTAGCAAAGGTGCGGCATTTAATTATCAGGGGATGGGAGCCTCCAATTGGCTATCAATGATTCCGGCCATCTTGGTTCCTGTATTGATATTCTGGCTTTTCAGTTCTCTCGGATTACCCTATGTCGGACTGGCAATTATAGGATTGGGCGGAATTCTGGGATTGCTCTTTAACAAGACGATTATCGATAAACTCGTGAAACAATTTTTAAATAGAAAATATAAAATGGCCGAAGGATTTCGGAAACGTTAGTAAAAATTATTTATTATGATTGAAATAACTAAAATAACAAAAGTATATAACGGTGTTACCGTTCTGAATGTACCCGAATTGACCATTAAAAAAGGTGAGAGCTTTGGCTTGGTTGGGAATAACGGAGCAGGAAAAACAACTCTTTTTCGTTGCCTTTTAGATTTAATCAGACCGAATACAGGAGAGGTGCTTTCAAGTGGTGAGAATGTTGCAAAGTCAGCAAAATGGAAATCCCATACCGGTTCTTACCTTGATGAAGGTTTCCTGATCGATTTTCTTACCCCGGACGAATATTTTCAATTCCTGGCCAATATTAATGGCCTTTCGAAAGGTGATCTGGATGAATTTCATGCATCTTTTAAAGAGTTTTTTAGCGGAGAAATTTTAGGTAAGAAAAAGTATATCCGCGACCTTTCGAGCGGAAACCAAAAAAAGGTTGGAATTGCTGCTGCTTTAATGGCCAAACCAAGTGTGCTGATACTGGATGAACCTTTCAATAGTCTTGACCCGACCACCCAAATTCGCTTGAAAAATCTTCTCAAAGAATTACAAAAAGACAAGAATGTAACCATGCTAATTTCAAGCCATGATCTGAACCATGTAACAGAAGTTTGCGAGCGTATCGTTGTATTGCATGAAGGTGAAATTGCACACGATATTCAAACCAATAGCGATACGTTGAAAGTGCTTGAAGATTATTTTGCGATTTAGGGTTTGATGAAGGAAAGTTAAAAATTCTTAAAACACTTGAAATCGGGAAAATGCCATTTTAATTTTGAATTTTAATTCAAAAATTTATTGGTATGCAAACTCACAAAAATTTTAGTTGGGTTTTTATCCTGATACCTGCTTTGGTCTTTTTATCGGCAAATGCTCTAATGGCACAAGAGAAAAAGGAAAATAACCCAAAAATTGAAATAAAAGTAAATAAAGAAAAGGATGATAAAGGCAATGTCATTCGTTTCGATTCTACTTACAGCTATTCATGGCATGGTGAAAATATGAGTCAGGAATTAATGGATTCAATTTTTAATGAATTCAAAATGAATGGTCATTTGAAGGACTTTTTCAAAAATGATATTTTCGGAAATGATTTCTTTGATCATGATTTCTTATCCCATAGGGATTCTATTCTTTCCGGTTTTGATTTCGGAGATTTTTTCAATGATGATTTTTTTGAAAATCGCTCAGACTCCTTAAGCCCTAGAATTTATGATCACTTCGGAACATTTCCATTTTTGGGGAATTC of the Bacteroidota bacterium genome contains:
- a CDS encoding nucleotide pyrophosphohydrolase, coding for MTIQEAQQTVDDWIKENGVRYFNELTNMAILTEEVGEVARIIARKYGEQSFKNEEGEIDLANEFADVLFVLICLANQTGVDLTEALKINLDKKTKRDKFRHANNPKLK
- a CDS encoding ABC transporter ATP-binding protein, producing the protein MIEITKITKVYNGVTVLNVPELTIKKGESFGLVGNNGAGKTTLFRCLLDLIRPNTGEVLSSGENVAKSAKWKSHTGSYLDEGFLIDFLTPDEYFQFLANINGLSKGDLDEFHASFKEFFSGEILGKKKYIRDLSSGNQKKVGIAAALMAKPSVLILDEPFNSLDPTTQIRLKNLLKELQKDKNVTMLISSHDLNHVTEVCERIVVLHEGEIAHDIQTNSDTLKVLEDYFAI